The DNA region GTTGAAATCAACCAATTATCGATCGTTTCAGAAATGATGTTCTTCGGCTGAATATGCTCAACGACAGGATTTTCCATATACTTTTTAAGGAATGGTTTCAGTTTTTCAGGAATCGTTGCAGAAAAAACCAGCATCTGTAAATGGCTCGGCAGACGGCCGGCAATTTGATCTACATCTTCTAAAAAGCCCATATCCAATGTCATATCCGCTTCATCCACAACGAAAGCAAATGCCGTGTGTGCTTTTAAAGCCTGTTCATTGATCAAATCCAAGATTCTTCCTGGTGTTCCGATCACAACATGAGGCTGCTGATTTTTTAGTTTAGCAATCTGACGCTGTTTGTCTGTTCCCCCAACAAAATTCGTCACACGAATTTCCGGCTGGCTGAATTTTCCGATCTGGCTTGCTTCTTGATAAATCTGATTCGCCAGCTCTCGACTTGGCGCAGTGATCAAGATTTGCACCTCATCTAATTGAGGATTTATCTTATTCATCAATGGGAGTAAAAAAGTATGTGTCTTCCCGCTCCCTGTTTGAGATTGACCGATCACACTTTTGCCTTTTTTTATTACAGGGATCAGCTTTTCCTGTACTTCTGTTGGCTGTTCAAACCCTTTATCTGCTAATGCTTCCATAATAAAATCATTGAATTGAAATTGTTTAAATGAACTCATTTTCTCACCGCTTTCTATCCTTGTTGTCTAAGTCCTCATGCATTATACCACAAAAATGGCAGGGCCTTAGTCATTTTCGATTTTTTTCTCTCTTTTTATCGTACTGACCGTATAGGTGTGGCTAGCCTTCTCATAAAACAAGCGCCGTTTCTTACGTAAAAGCACGTAGGCAACATTAAGAACAAATAGCAGCAACAACAGCATACAAAATAAAAAGATCATCAAGGTGACTAGTTGGAGCATCTGGTTGGTAGAATTAAGTAACTCAGCTGGTCCAGCAATGAACAGGCTGATCAAGCCATAGACAAAATATAGATACCCATAACGGATAAATAACGCATTAAAACTGATCCTTTCACGTCCTTCTTGGACGATTTTGATACGTACGATTTTTTTACCGATCGTTTCACCATTCGTAAACGTTGGTAGCACCATAAATACTAAGAAAACCATAACAAAAAACCAGCCGCGTGTTTCGATCAAAGGATAAGCTGACACTAGTTTACGATATTCCGGAATTAGCTTAAGCGAAAATGTCACTATAGCTTGCACGATCGAAATGACAAACCAGTCGACCAAAAATGCTGCAAAACGTCGAAACAAGCTAACGGACTGTCCTTTTTCATACGCAGCTTCATCCAGCTCATCTCTTGTCGGAAATAAAAAGGTCAGCATTGGAGTGATCGCATAGCCGATGATGCCACCGAAGGTATTGTTGATCAAGTCATTCACATCTGCTAAGCGGTATGGTCTAGGATAAATAAAATACAAGCCACTCAATTGCGTCAACTCGAAGAATAAGGATAATAAAAAACTAGCTATCACAACTTTTTTAAACGTAAATTTATAATAGTAGCGTAAATAAACCCCAAAAGGCACCAAAAGTAACATATTAAATATTGGCTCTAAAACGACACTTTGCTTTAAGGCAGGTACAAATGTACTAGGGTCATGTATATTCAATACCGTTCCATTTAAGAAGCGTTCCACAAAATAAAAAGGTCGTAACTCCAAATATTGCCCCGTATACTGAGCAACTTCTGCTCTTGGTGGTAAGGGTAAAATAACTAAAAAATAAGCACAAAGTAGATAGAAAACAAATGAATAGAGAATAATCGCCCGCCATAATAAAAACGTCCCATATTTACGATACTCTCGAATCACCAAAACAAATGAAATGGCAAAAGCTAAAAAAGGAAAAACGATCATCGCAGTTTTGATCGGTACTGTATAAGCTGACATATTGGTTCACTTCCTCCTATTTAGTGTAGTAAAAAACGGTTCCGTTGTCATTCATAACAAGTTAATTTAATAAAAAATATATTTTGCAAATCAAAAAATTTGCAGTATGATTGAAATAAATAGTCAGCTACACTTACTTAGCTAATTCCATAAACTTTTATTTTAGGAGGTTATTGTATGTTAAATGCTTATTTTGCTTTTGGCGTTCCTGTGTTTTTAGTCTTTTTATATATCATTTTTGCTATTATTCGGAAAAAAAGCAAGATTCATTATATCGGTTTTGTTCTTTTATTGATAGCGTCTTTCATGATGGCGTTTAGTTTTCAAGTGCTTCAAGGATTGTGGACACTAGAAGACAATCATTCAGCTCAATTAGATCAATTAAACTATGCACCAGAATTGTTATGGTTACCTTTAGTATTCGGCGCAATTTTAGCGATCATCAACCTATGGCGCGGAATCAAAAGGATTCTATCATTTCGAGAAGAATCAATCAATAAGTAAGGAGAGAATATATGGATATACAGATTCGTGTTATTATTGAGAAACAGTTGATTTTTATATAATAACAACAAAAAGAATGAAATACACACATCCTTAATGTTTAGTCTGATACAATAAAAGAACAGACAAGTTAGGACGGTGGCTACTTCTGAAAGTTGATAGTGCTTATGCATGTAAGTGCTGAGATCTTTAGAGAGTGGAATACCTTTTGTCCGCATTAGAAGCAATTCAGCTGATTTTAAGCTTTGGCATGTTTACCATCGCCTTGATCAAACTGATCGTGGAATTGCTTAAAGACAAAAAAACATCATCTTTAGCCAAGCAATAGTTACTCTTAAAATAAACTAGTTACCGTCTTAAACGGCTCTGTCGAAGAGGATATGTTAGCGCATATCCTCTTTGCGGGTTTTATTATAGAATAGAAGCGATCAATAATTACAGTTAAATCCCTATTTACAATTATTAAAACATAAACTAACTTATTAAAATATCAAAAAAGAGTAACCAGATAGATATCTAATTACTCAATGAAATCTTATAAACAAATTATCCTATTTCTAATTCTTCTTCACAAATTCCGATTTCAACTTCATCGGACCAAAGCCTTCCACTTTACAATCAATATTATGTCCGTCGGCTGCATCTGCAACTAAACGAATGCCTTTGACCTTCGTTCCCTGTTTGATTGCACCACTGGCACCTTTGACTTTCAGATCTTTGATGACTGTGACATTATCACCGTCTGCCAATACATTTCCATTAGCATCTTTGATTACGGCTGTGGTATCTTCAGCCGTCTCTTCTGTCGACCATTCATGCCCACACTCTGGACAAATCATCATTCCGCGATCCTCGTAAGTATAAGTAGAGCCGCATTCAGGGCAACTTGGTAAATTTTCCATTTCATTTCTCCTTTAACTAATCGGTCAGAAAGCAATCTGTTAGCATCAACGATCGCTTTCAATCTACTTCATTCTATCGTACTTTCTAGTGAAAGGAAAGCCCTGCTAGAAGGATGATGGGGACATACACCTTATTTTGTTTCTTGGCCTTTTTCTACATATGAAAGATCATTCACGCTGTCGACTGTATATTTGCCATCTTTATAGGTGACTTTTGATACACTTGCATTTTTCAATCCGCCATCCGGCAAGTCAGCATTCGAATCCAGTTCACCCAATAATGTGATGATACTCATCCCGTGAGAAACGACTAAAACATTATTCGCTCCTTCTTTTTGAGCATCTTTGACTAGATCATCCAACGCATTGGTCAGTCGAGTAATGATCGTTTGGCTATCTTCTGCGGGCCAGTTGACGCCTTCTTCAACATTTTTCTTATCTAACTCAGATAATACATCTGCAAAGTCAAGAATTCCCTTATAAAAACCAACTTCCTTCATCCATTCATTGTATTCTTCAAAGGTTTTTCCTTGCTCTTTTGCAACAGCTGTCAGCATTTCCTCATTCATTAACCCTTCATAGGTACCAAAATTATATTCTCTCAAACGTTTGTCTTTCGTCATCTCTTTAATCATATCTTCTTGTCCATTATTCTGTAGAACTAACTCAGCCGTTTCGATCGCACGCCCACTATCACTGGTTACGACTTTATCAAAGCTTACATCCGATAATCCTTTACCTAAATGCTCTGCTACTTCAACTCCTGCTGGCGTCAATGGGGCATCGATCCAGCCTTGGGAACGATCGACCGTATTCAACATCGTTTTTCCATGACGAGCAAGATAGATCACGACCTCAGAATTTTTATCTTCTTTCGTATCCGCATTCTTCTCTTCCATTGCTGTTCCATTACTACAACCTGCTAAAACCATCGCTACTAATGCTGCTCCAACAAACAATTTTCTCAATTTCATTTTTCTGTCTCCTTTATCCTAAGCATTATTTTTTGTTGAATAGAAATAATAGTAATCCTCCCTTTAAAAAAAGAAAAAACCTAACTATGCCAAATAAAAACACTTGGTATAATCAGGTTTAGCTTGTCTACGACAATCACTATCCACTATTCAACTAGCTTTAGTATAATAGATTCGCACCAAATTGTAAATGCTTTCATACGTTATTTTTTGTATTCTTTGCACAATTGTTGGATTTCATTATAAATAACCGTCACTTCTGCTTTATCTTTAGCATTAGCACCGCTAGCTAAAGGATGCCCACCACCATGATGTTTTTTCGCTAACTCATTGATCACAGGTCCTTTTGATCTTAAACGTACACGATAATAGCCTTCCGGCTGTTGGACAAAAATTCCCCAGGCTAGCACTTCATCGATTATCCCTGGTAAAGAGACAATAGCGGCTGTTTCTGAATCAACGATGCCATATTCATCCAGCAAACTTTGCGGTAGAATGACCTTTCCAGCACCATTTTCGTCAACCTCAATATTTTGATATACATAACCTGCTAATTTCGCCACTTTCATTGGCATCTGCTCCAGTTCACGATTTAAATCAACTGGTTCAAAGTCATAGGTCATTAATTCCGCTGCTACCTCTAAGGTATGAGAGGTAGTCGCAGGATATAAAAATCGGCCAGTATCGCCAATGATTCCTGCATATAGTAGTCTTGCTGCTTCGTCATTCATCGTTAGCTCTGATTGATTATGATGATAGAAATCAACAATGATTTCACTACAGCTGCTCGCATTAGTATTGACCCAAACTAAATCACCATAAGGCTCGTCATTAGGATGATGGTCGATTTTGATTAATTGTTTTCCCAGTTTATAACGATCATCACTGATTCTAGGAGAATTGGCTGTATCTGTGACGATCACAAGTGCATCTTCATAATATTCGTCAGGAACTTCATCCATTGTCGCCAAAAAATCTAGCCCTTCAACAGGTCCGCCGACTTGATAGATCTTTTTTTCCGGAAAACTGGTACGTAAAAGTTCAGCCAACCCAACTTGTGAACCAATTGCATCTGGATCAGGTCGCTGGTGGCGATGTATAATAATTGTTTCATATGCTTTGATCGTTGTTAAAATGTCTTTTAAAACATCCATCTTCATTCCTCCTATGTCCGTTCCATGACTTGGCAAACCACGATTGCTTTCGCCACTAATGCGTTTTCTAAATACACCTCGATATCAAGTTTTGCTGAACGTCGCCCAATTTCCAGCACACGCGGTCTTATATCAAGCTCACTTTCCAGTTGGATCAGACGTAGATAGTGCAGACTCATTTGTTCAATCAAAACATTTCTTCTTTGGTTGGTGATCATGGTTCGCTGTGTCACGTTCGAAATGATCTCGCTTAGAACACCAAAGGAAATCGTTCCTACGCTATTGACCATTTGCGGTGTCACTGTAAATCTAAATTGGCCCTCTTCATTCCTGTCAGTATCATCGACCGGCATCACTTCTCCTGAAATTTGATCTGAGATCGTGTCTGCGATTTGAGGCTGTCTTTGAACAAGCTGCATGGCTTTCATCACGTCTTGTCTGGAAACGAATCCAACCAGTGATAGGTCATCTTCAACAACCGGCATCACCTCTAGTCCATCCCAAATCATTTGATGACTGACACTTGCAACACTCATCATTTTTTTGACGATGATCGGATCTTTAGTCATCACCTTGTCCATTGTCAAAGTCTCCGCTTTTCCAAGAACATCTTTAGCTGTGACTATTCCCACTAAGCGCAGGCTCTTATTCACGACAGGAAAGCGTGAATGATGTGTTTTTTCAGATAGTTTTTGATAATCTGCGATCGTATTTGTTGAAAACAAATAATTCGTTTTTTCCAGACTTGTATAGATATCACTGACTAGCATGATATCTTTTTTGATGAGTTGATCACTCAACGCTCGATTGATCATGGTAGCCACTGTAAATGTATCATACGTCGTTCTGAGTACAGGCATTTCCAGTTCATCTGCCAGTTCAGCAATTTCTTTTTCTGTATCAAAGCCACCCGTGATCAATACTGCTGCGCCATTTTCCAACGCCAGTTTTTGCACTCCCTGGCGGTTCCCCACGATCATCAGTGAACCAGGCGTGATATAACGAGTCATCGCCTTTTCTGTCATCGCACCGATGACAAATTTATTCAGAACTTTGTCTAAGCCGGAAGATCCGCCCAGCACATCTCCTTCAATGATTCGAACTACTTCACCAAAGGTCAATTTTTCAATATGCTTTTTTAATTTCCGTTCGATCCGAATCGTTCCAACACGCTGAATGGTCGAAACTAATCCAATGTTTTCAGCATCTTTGATAGCACGATACGCGGTTCCTTCACTAACACCAAGATTTTTTGCGATACTTCGGACTGAGATTCGATCGCCGATCGGCAATCCTTCAATATATTTTAATATTTGATCGTGTTTTGTCGCCATAATATCCTCCTAAAAATCTATGTTCTTAAGCATCTATCTACTTTTCTATTTCTTCAACTCCGTTTGATTGGTTCTGATAAAA from Enterococcus sp. 9D6_DIV0238 includes:
- a CDS encoding VanZ family protein: MSAYTVPIKTAMIVFPFLAFAISFVLVIREYRKYGTFLLWRAIILYSFVFYLLCAYFLVILPLPPRAEVAQYTGQYLELRPFYFVERFLNGTVLNIHDPSTFVPALKQSVVLEPIFNMLLLVPFGVYLRYYYKFTFKKVVIASFLLSLFFELTQLSGLYFIYPRPYRLADVNDLINNTFGGIIGYAITPMLTFLFPTRDELDEAAYEKGQSVSLFRRFAAFLVDWFVISIVQAIVTFSLKLIPEYRKLVSAYPLIETRGWFFVMVFLVFMVLPTFTNGETIGKKIVRIKIVQEGRERISFNALFIRYGYLYFVYGLISLFIAGPAELLNSTNQMLQLVTLMIFLFCMLLLLLFVLNVAYVLLRKKRRLFYEKASHTYTVSTIKREKKIEND
- a CDS encoding putative holin-like toxin codes for the protein MEYLLSALEAIQLILSFGMFTIALIKLIVELLKDKKTSSLAKQ
- a CDS encoding zinc ribbon domain-containing protein YjdM; this translates as MENLPSCPECGSTYTYEDRGMMICPECGHEWSTEETAEDTTAVIKDANGNVLADGDNVTVIKDLKVKGASGAIKQGTKVKGIRLVADAADGHNIDCKVEGFGPMKLKSEFVKKN
- a CDS encoding histidine phosphatase family protein, with protein sequence MKLRKLFVGAALVAMVLAGCSNGTAMEEKNADTKEDKNSEVVIYLARHGKTMLNTVDRSQGWIDAPLTPAGVEVAEHLGKGLSDVSFDKVVTSDSGRAIETAELVLQNNGQEDMIKEMTKDKRLREYNFGTYEGLMNEEMLTAVAKEQGKTFEEYNEWMKEVGFYKGILDFADVLSELDKKNVEEGVNWPAEDSQTIITRLTNALDDLVKDAQKEGANNVLVVSHGMSIITLLGELDSNADLPDGGLKNASVSKVTYKDGKYTVDSVNDLSYVEKGQETK
- a CDS encoding DHH family phosphoesterase, translated to MDVLKDILTTIKAYETIIIHRHQRPDPDAIGSQVGLAELLRTSFPEKKIYQVGGPVEGLDFLATMDEVPDEYYEDALVIVTDTANSPRISDDRYKLGKQLIKIDHHPNDEPYGDLVWVNTNASSCSEIIVDFYHHNQSELTMNDEAARLLYAGIIGDTGRFLYPATTSHTLEVAAELMTYDFEPVDLNRELEQMPMKVAKLAGYVYQNIEVDENGAGKVILPQSLLDEYGIVDSETAAIVSLPGIIDEVLAWGIFVQQPEGYYRVRLRSKGPVINELAKKHHGGGHPLASGANAKDKAEVTVIYNEIQQLCKEYKK
- a CDS encoding DRTGG domain-containing protein yields the protein MATKHDQILKYIEGLPIGDRISVRSIAKNLGVSEGTAYRAIKDAENIGLVSTIQRVGTIRIERKLKKHIEKLTFGEVVRIIEGDVLGGSSGLDKVLNKFVIGAMTEKAMTRYITPGSLMIVGNRQGVQKLALENGAAVLITGGFDTEKEIAELADELEMPVLRTTYDTFTVATMINRALSDQLIKKDIMLVSDIYTSLEKTNYLFSTNTIADYQKLSEKTHHSRFPVVNKSLRLVGIVTAKDVLGKAETLTMDKVMTKDPIIVKKMMSVASVSHQMIWDGLEVMPVVEDDLSLVGFVSRQDVMKAMQLVQRQPQIADTISDQISGEVMPVDDTDRNEEGQFRFTVTPQMVNSVGTISFGVLSEIISNVTQRTMITNQRRNVLIEQMSLHYLRLIQLESELDIRPRVLEIGRRSAKLDIEVYLENALVAKAIVVCQVMERT